From Oncorhynchus mykiss isolate Arlee chromosome 6, USDA_OmykA_1.1, whole genome shotgun sequence, the proteins below share one genomic window:
- the fadd gene encoding protein FADD: MSAFNSFLLKISGELVGDQLEKMKFLCIKEIGKNRLEKMTSGLQLFTSLMERNKLGPDNTVFLVSLLKDIGRLDLADKITNCESQYAGSPNDLPNDEEQAKLDIATKVITDNLGRRWRAYGRKLGLPEAKLDHIAQKHPNDLEEQVVELLKEWRKMQKSEAKTDTLIKALRSCDQNYTADLIQTELEKT, translated from the exons ATGAGCGCATTTAACAGCTTTTTGCTGAAGATTTCAGGTGAACTTGTTGGTGATCAATTGGAGAAAATGAAGTTCCTTTGTATTAAAGAAATAGGGAAAAATCGTCTCGAGAAGATGACCAGTGGTTTACAACTTTTCACGAGTTTAATGGAAAGAAATAAACTTGGACCTGACAACACGGTATTTCTAGTTTCGCTTTTGAAAGACATTGGTCGCCTAGATCTTGCAGACAAAATTACCAACTGTGAAAGTCAATATGCTGGATCACCGAATGATCTTCCTAACGATGAGGAGCAAG CAAAGCTTGACATTGCAACCAAAGTGATCACTGACAACCTTGGAAGGAGGTGGCGAGCATATGGCCGTAAACTTGGTCTGCCAGAGGCCAAACTGGATCATATCGCACAGAAGCACCCTAATGACCTGGAGGAGCAAGTGGTGGAGCTTTTGAAGGAATGGCGGAAAATGCAGAAATCTGAGGCCAAAACAGACACTTTGATTAAGGCCCTTCGCTCCTGTGATCAGAACTACACTGCTGATCTGATACAGACAGAACTTGAAAAAACTTAA
- the LOC110526218 gene encoding low choriolytic enzyme, translated as MFVFKFTVGLLALMLVSSAWAEELTESKENVAEEDTSADLSVGELLVRANRDLTPEADEPTLMGDIAMPSEKNADPCTARGCLWQKYSDGNIWVPYVIANHFSSREVAIILRGLDSFAETTCIRFFQRQNERDYLSIENRSGCYSYVGRRGNAQTVSLARQGCLYHSTVQHELLHALGFNHEQTRSDRDNHIRVVWENIIDEYKYAFEKIATLNQGTSYDYNSVMQYHRYAFSKNNRPTMEPIPDSNVSFGEATQMSKNDIDRLNRLYGC; from the exons TCTAAAG AGAATGTTGCTGAGGAAGACACGTCGGCTGACCTCTCTGTTGGTGAGCTGCTGGTCAGAGCCAACAGGGATCTCA CCCCCGAAGCCGATGAGCCTACTCTGATGGGAGACATTGCCATGCCCTCGGAGAAGAACGCTGACCCCTGCACCGCCCGCGGATGTCTGTGGCAAAAGTACAGTGACGGAAACATCTGGGTGCCCTACGTCATTGCCAACCACTTCT CATCTCGCGAAGTAGCCATCATCCTGCGAGGTCTTGACTCCTTCGCCGAAACCACCTGCATCCGCTTCTTCCAGCGCCAGAATGAGAGGGACTACCTCAGCATTGAGAATCGCAGCGG GTGCTACTCTTATGTTGGCCGTCGGGGTAATGCCCAGACTGTGTCCCTGGCCCGTCAGGGCTGCCTGTACCACAGCACCGTCCAGCATGAGCTCCTCCACGCCCTGGGTTTTAACCACGAGCAGACCCGCAGCGACCGTGACAACCACATCCGTGTCGTCTGGGAGAACATCATTGATG AGTATAAGTACGCATTCGAAAAGATTGCCACCCTGAACCAGGGAACTTCCTATGACTACAACTCTGTCATGCAGTACCACAG GTACGCCTTCTCCAAGAACAACCGCCCCACCATGGAGCCCATCCCCGACAGCAACGTGTCTTTCGGCGAGGCCACTCAGATGAGCAAGAACGACATCGACAGGCTGAACAGGCTGTATGGCTGCT AA